The nucleotide window TTCTAAGCCAATAATAGACTTACCTGTTGTTGACTTACCACAGCCTGATTCGCCAACTAAGCCATAAGCTTTTCCTTTTTCGAATTCCATTGAAATGCCATCAACAGCATATACGTTATCAATTACTGTATTAAAAAATCCACCGCGAATTGGGTAATGGACTTTTAAATCTTTTATTTGCATAAAGCTCATTATGCACGTCCTCCTTCTTCGCCTTTAAAGTAGAATTCCTTATAGCACGTACATCTTACAAAATGATTTGGTGCTACTTCGTGCAACACAGGGTCTTTCTCATGCGCACTTTCCGGAATCCAAGAAATACGTGGTGAGAAACGACATCCTTGACGTGGCAATTTCATTAAAGAAGGCACGATACCTTCGATAACATTTAGTTTTTTCCCATCCGAGTTCATTTGTGGAATTGAATTAAATAATGAACGCGTGTATGGATGTTTCGGATTATTAAATAATTCCTCTACTGGTGCCTCTTCGATAATTTGACCGGCATACATAACAGCTACACGATCAGCTACTTCAGCTACAACACCTAAATCGTGTGTAATTAAGATAATACCTGAGCCTGTCTCTGCCTGTAAGTCTTTTAGTAAGTCCAAAATTTGAGCCTGGATTGTTACATCCAAAGCCGTTGTCGGTTCATCCGCAATAATAATTTGCGGCTTACAAGAAATCGCAATCGCAATAATAACACGCTGACGCATACCACCAGATAATTGGTGTGGGAATTGTCTTGCAACACGTTGTGGGTTTGGAATTCCAACTTGCGTTAATAGTTCGAAAACTCGAGCTACACGTTGTTCCTTTGTTAACTTAGTATGATAAATTAAACTTTCCTCAATCTGCTCCCCAATACGCATTAATGGATTTAATGCAGAAAGCGGATCCTGGAAAATCATTCCTATATCCATACCACGAACATCGTTGAACTCATCCTCGCTTAATTTTGCAAGATTTTTATTTTTAAATAAAATCTCACCTTGCACTCGCGTTTTATTATGGTCATGAAGTCCAATAATTGATGTGGCTAATGTACTTTTACCACAGCCTGATTCGCCAACAATCGCCAGGATTTCGTTTTTTCTTAACGTTAATGATACACCATCTACTGCATCGAAGTATGTATCCTTAATTCGAAAACCTGTATGTAAATCTTTAATTACTAAAAGCTCTTCTGACGTTTTCAAATTCTTTCTCCTTTCAAGCAACCAGTTGAGAATATTATGACAATTTATTATTCAGAAAAAATCAATTATTCAAAACTGTTCCCTCATTCTTGATAGTATAATATAAAAGCTGACTATACCGCTTCACATTATACTCTTTGTAAATCTTCAAAGTCAATATGTCCATCTTTAGCTATTCTGACATAACATGATTCTAAATTTAAATAATATTTTTGACAAGTCCTTTTTATTTTTTTCTTACTTTATCACTTTAAAGTGCTAGTTAATGCTTTTTATTCTGCATTATGCGCTATTTTTCTATCAATTTAGAGCGAAGAATAAATTATATCAAAATAATTATAATGTCCCTTCTTAGATATAAGAATATTCAAACAATTACTTTCTGAATTGACAATATCTGCGTTACATTGAATTTACATTCATTATGAATAACATACATATATGTAATATATGTAACATTAAGACTAGTTAAATAGTTATGAAGAAATAATATTTTCTTTTGTTAATTCGAAAGTCGAATTTTTATGTCTCTTTTACTTATTTACTTTTATTTTATATAGAACAACAGTAGAAAATATGCCATATTTCGCATGTCGAACCAATAATTTAATATATTTTCGCTATTTTTTTAAAAAATTTCATAAAAAAATTTTTTTCTTTTTCATAAAAAAACACCTTATCTATTCCTAAAAAAGGAATGATAAGGTATTTTTAACTATTGAATGGCATCCTTTGTGCTACGTTTTTGGCGACCGCGCTTGATAATGACGATAACAAAAGTAACAAATAACAGATAAACAATTCCTAATGCTACTAAATAAGGAATATTCCAGCCACGTTCATCAATAATTTGGTAAACGTCGGAAACTTCTCGGTCTAGCACAACAACGTACTCATTATTTTTATTTTGCTTAACGATTTCATTGCTCAATACACCGCGTAGCTCTTTTCCTTCACCAATATCTTCTGCCTTCAAAATAATTTGCTTCGTTTTACTTGTATTGTTTGCAATAACTAGCCATTGCTCGTCTTCCAGCTTGCGTGTATAAGCAATTAAGCCATTATCATTTTCTACTAGTGCGAAATCACCTTGACGCATCGCAGCAGATTTATTTCGAATGCTTTGCAAATTACCGATGAAGTCAACGAGCTCTTCCTCTGTTTTAAAATTATAGATTTGATGTGCTTGCTCTCCTGCCTCACCATTCATCGCAATTTCTGTGCCATATTGCATTACTGGCACACCAGGCATAAACATCAATGGCAATATCGCCATCTTTAAGCGTGTAGGTGGGAACATTTTTTGCTCTGTTGCATCCAACACAAAGCGATCTGTTTGTAATGAATCAATCATTAATTGTGGTGCTGCCTCTTGATTTTCTAAGTAAGGTTCAACATCTTTCAGCAAATCAGCTGTTGATAAATCTACATTTTTAAACATATTTCGATATACAGTTGCCGCATCTGCTGCAAATGCGGCATCAAAATTGGCTTCACTCGCTTCGTTTGAAATGACATATAGTGCGCTGTTTTGTGCTTTCAAGGAATCAATTAAACGATTTAAAAAAGCTGTGTCCGCATCTGTAATATTCGTTAAACGGATACCTCCAAAATCATAGCTGTTGACAAATTGCATCAATGCTTCTTGTAAAGCAGCCTGCACTTCAGCATTTGCTAAATCCCATTGCACAAGCCCATTGTGCTCTGACTTAATCCATGCTTGTTTTGCTGAATCTTTCACCCATTCATGATTCACACTAACATTGGATAATGGGAAGTCCACCATGATTTCAATGCCTTCTTTATTGTAAGCTGAAATTAAATCTTTTAGCTCCTGCTCTGTACCAAAATGAGGCTCTAATTGCTCATAGCTTGTTGGTGTCCAACCATCATATGTTTCTGTCGTGAATACAGATCCAATCGAAGTAATTGTAAAGCCCATTTTTTTTATTGTTGCAAGTCGATCCACTAAGCCATTGAAATCACCGCCAGCAAATTGAGCAGCATCTTGTCGATCTACATTGATATCATTGCCTGCGTTTTTATTAAAATAACGGTCAACTAATACATCATATATACTTTCATCTGTAATCGTTCGTGTCTCCTTAGCATAGCTGACAGCTGATAATGGAGATATTATTAAAAATGCAGCGATTACTGCAGAAACCCATTTCATTATTTTCATTTGAAGTTCTCTCCTAGCTCACAATAGTTCATCGTCATTTTACCAAACTTCAGCACCCTTTATCTATGACAATCCTGTAAATTAAAACGAAATACGGCAAATACGTGAACAAAATAAAGGTGCAGAGACATATTGCTCTGCACCTTTTATTTTAGAAATTCATACCGATTCCCATTGATAGCCCTAAATAAAGTGTTACTAATAACACGATAGCAAACAATCCCCAGAACATCGTTGTAGATTTCCCTTTTGTTTTACGTACTAAAATCATCTCCATGAAGCCGATGACAAGTATGCCAAACAATACTTTCATATCATAAAACATATTGCTCTCCGCAACATTACCGCGCCATTCCATAAATAATGCGCCACCAGAAATAATAATTAAAATGTACATAACACGCAATGTCATATGTACGCCTTTGTTTGGCTTACTTGCTAATGCAGCAATGAAAAATAGTACAAGTGCAATCACCCATGTCGTAACATGAAGATGCGTTGTGCTTGTTAAAAAACTCATTCGTATCCCACCTCATTTTTTCTCTTCATGACCTATCCTATCATGTGAGATAAGTAGTTTCAATGAATATGGTGCCAGGCACCCACACAATTCTCACACAATTTCAAAGAAAAACCCGAATGATGCTATTCACATACATTCGGGTTCTACTTCAATTATTTATGCAAAGCGATTTGCAAGTGTGCCAATTCCTTCAATGGAAACTTTCACTTCGTCACCTGCTTTTAAATATGCTGGTGGATTCATGCCCTTACCTACTCCTGCAGGCGTGCCTGTTAAAATAATATCGCCAGGCTCTAATGTCACATATTTTGATAAAATTGAGATAATGTCTGCTACGTTAAATAGCATATCTTTCGTGGAGCCGTTTTGACGTACTTCACCATTTACTTTTGTGACAATTGATAACACTTGTGGATCTGGAATTTCATCCTTTGATACTAAATATGGTCCCATTGGGCAAGATTCATCTAAGCTTTTTCCTAAGAAATATTGCTTATGCTTTTCTTGTAAATCACGTGCTGTTAAATCGTTGGCGATTGTATAACCAAATATATAGTCATAAGCAAGCCCTTTTGGAATATCTTTACCACGTTTACCGATGACAATAGCTAGTTCACCCTCGTAATCTAGCATTGCTGTCTTTTCTGCATGAACGGGTATTGTCGTTTCATCTGCTGCAATTGCTGTCGGTGCTTTTGTAAAGACAACAATATCTTCCGGTGCTGTATCTCCACCCATTTCTTGTACATGGTCCCTGTAGTTTTTGCCTACGCATAAAATATTTTTCGGTGTACGTGGAATTGGTGCTAACCATTCAATTTCATTAAATGTATATTTAAATTGCTCCGCATTTTCACTTTTTTGTGCGGCATCTACTAATTTTCTTGTTTTTTCTACAAAGTCAAAGCCTAATGCAATACCCTCAATAATCGTTGACGGAAAAGAAGGAAAAACTTGTAACGCATCTTGGATTGCTAACACATCCCAAACCGCTTCTTCTTTTTTTACTTTCGGTCCAAATTTTACTTGTCCATTTAATTTAAATGATAATAGTTTCATAATCGTGTTTGCACTCCTTCTTTTTTATCTCGCATGTACAGACAGCTATCAATCTACCCGTAAATGTCTGACTAAATGAAAGTTTCTTCTTAATAGTGAACGAATAACTACTAATCGAAGTTTCATTTTCTACATCATACATCATTATGCAACAAAAAGCCTTATTTTTCTGATAATTTTTTACCGTAAGTAAATCTTTTTATAATAGCTTCCAGCGGCCCTTGCGAAAACTTCGACAACCATAGCTCTGCAATGACTAGCTGTGCAGCAAAAATGCCAAGTGCCATATACGTTCCCATTTGAACTGACATTTTTCCATACAAGCCGAAGCCGAAATTGTAGAAAATAAATGTACAAACAATTGACTGCATAATATACATCGTCATTGACATACGCCCAAGCTTAGCAAATGGTGATAATAGCTTTAAAGCAAAGGGCAATAAACAAATAACAACAATCGCAGCCATATAGCCAACCGCTAAAATTGGACCACCGACAAACACCTTTACATAGTCTAACATGTTTGTATATGTAAGCATATATGGTGCACTTTTAATGAAAAGCCCTAACCCTATCCCAACGATAGCTAACATAAGCCACATCACTTTTAGCTCTTTTGCCCGTTCAATTAAGCGCCATTTCGCAGCTGCTGCCCCAATTAACATATATGGCAAAATCGTAAATAATGAGGCAAACCATGCGCCAAGGCTCATCTGTACTGACAAATCGGCTAAGCGCTGTGTAAAAGCATCGCTCCATGTACCTGTCCCATATGCGACGATGGCATTTTGCACCATCGTAATATCAACAAATTGCGCTGTCTTTTCCACGTTTGCTATACCTTGAATCGACAAAGCAAATAATATAAAGCCATGCAGTAAAGCATTAAGCATGATGGCTAGTGCGACCATCCATGAGCTTTTCAAACGCATTAAGGCAATTAAAAAGAAGCCACAAAATGCATATGTTACTAAAATATCGCCCCACCAAATAAGAAAGGCATGTGCCAAGCCGATTCCAAATAAAATAAAGAGGCGCTTCGGTGCAAATTTATAAAAATTGCTGCCCGTTCTTTGTGATTTCGTATATTGCATCGCTAATCCATAGCCAAACAACATAGAAAAGAGCGGATAGAAGCTACTTTGCACATAAATATCTAGCGTTTGTTGCCACATAATATCCTTTGCCTCAGTAAACCAATAAGCAATATCGATATGTGGCTGTGGTAAATAAAAGCCAAACATATTGACAAGCAATATACCGAATAAACTCACACCGCGTAAAATATCAATCGTATGTACCCGTTCATGCATTAATGTAGGTTGAAAATTCACAGTTATGACTCCTTTTTGATAAGAGCGCTACCTGAAAAATTTCAGGCAGCTAAAATTTATTGTTAAACTATTCAAGCACAACAGTTTGTCCAATATCATATAAATACAATATTTTTTCTTTTACTTTTGTTCTATTTATTATTTCAATTGCCTCGCCATAAATTTGAAGCTGCAATTGATAACGCTTCGCCATTTCCTCTGTTAGAGCAGGCTCCATATCAAATGGTGGGCGAATTTTGTCCGTTTTATAATCTAACAGTACCCACTGTCCGTCTTCCTCAAACAAGCAGTCAATAATCCCTTGGACGATTTGGCTGTCTCCTTCACGATCCATTCGGCTCATTGTAAACGGCACTTCTCGCAGCAGTCGCGTTGCATTTTTAAAGCGTAGACCGATTGGTGAGTTGAAAAATGTGAGTACTTTCTCCATGTTTACAATCGCCGCTTCTTCCTTCGTTATTAATTGACGTACAACTAAATTTGCAACAAATTCATTGGCCTCATCAAGCGTTGCAAAGCCTTGCTGTGGTACATGCTGCATAATAGCATGTATAATCGTTCCCATTTCTGCTGCTGACAAAGCCTTTGCTTGTATAAAACTTGGCCGTTTAGCAATGGATGCTTGCTTCATTGCTTGCGGATTGTAGACGATATCCTCCTCCTGCTGCAATGCCTCAAAGCGTTTAATTTCAGAAACGGACGTTTTCGATTTTTTTGCTATCGATTGCCTGTATGGATATGTTGCTGTGAAACGCTCTGTTAACTGCTCAACAAGCTGCTCATCGACATCTTCCTCCACTAACAATTGCACAAATGTCTCTTGCTCCTCTGTGTTTTGCAATTGTTCGGCAGCCAATACTGTAATTGACCATAGCGAATCCTTTTGTACGATTGCCTCATGCTCGCTGAATGCCTCATCCTGTATTGCTCTCGTTAAAAAGTCTGGATGGCTTACAAGAGCAGGTGCTAGCCAATCTAAAAATGAATTGGCACTCGCTCGTAAATAATTTGGCAATAACTCTTTAGGTGGCAAATCTTGATGATTTCCCCATTTTGCAAGCTTCTTGTCCCAATTTTTCACCGTGCCTAGTAAAATTAGACGCTCTTTTGCACGGGTCATCGCTACATAAAGTATACGCATTTCCTCAGCCTTAAGTTTCGCTATTTTCTTTTCCTTCATAGCTAAGTATGGCAATGATGTGAACATCGTACGTTCCTCGGTATTAATCGCCTTTACAGCAAGCCCAAAATCTTGGTCAAATAAATACGAGCCTTTGAAATCCTGCTGATTAAAAGACTTGGCAATGCCTGCAACAAAAACAACAGGAAACTCTAGTCCCTTAGAGGAATGAATCGTCATTAAACGAACAACATCATCACCTTCACCAATCGATTTAGCAATACCTAAATCATCACCTCGTGACTTCATACGATCCACAAAGCGTAAAAATCGGAACAGACCTCGGAACGATGTTTTCTCATATGCCAATGCTCTATCATGTAGTGCTCTTAAATTTGCTTGTCGCTGCTTGCCGTTCGCCATCGCCCCAACTAGCTCATAATAATTTGTATCTAAATAAATGGTCCATATTAAATCAGCGAGCGAGCCTCGCCGTGCAAGCTGGCGCCATTTTTCCAATAGCGTTAAGAAGTAATGAAGCTTTTCCTCAACTTTTGCATTCGTTGGCTCCTTCATAAATGCAGTGACAGCTTCGAAAAACGGTACATTACGCTTTGCTAAACGCACCTCTGCAAGCTCATTTTCTGTTAAACCGAAAAATGGAGCACGCAATACGGATGCAAGTGGAATATCTTGAAATGGATTATCTACAATTTTTAAGACATTCAACATAATCATTACTTCCAACGCATCGAAATAGCCTTTTGATGTTTCTGCATATAACGGAATTCCCGCTGCTTTAAATTCCTCTGCAAAATCGGCTGACCATGTCATCGAGCGCATTAAAATAACAATATCGCTATAGCGAATCGGTCGTGTTGTACCATCTTTCGGATTATAAATTGGCATTTCTTTTTCCATCATATGTTGAATTTTACGAATCATGTAGCGCGCTTCCTGTTGTGATGTTTTTAATTCCTCCAGCTCCTCATCAAGCGCTTCTTCCTCCTGCTCAGTACACTGGTCAATTACAACAAATTCAACAGGAATATTCGTTTTATTATAATGTGCTTGAAACTTTAGCGCCGCTTGGTCATCATAATTAATTTCGCCAACTACCTCATCCATGACGCGCTCAAACACATAGTTCGTTGCCTGCAACACTTCTGAGCGACTACGGAAATTGGCATTTAAGTCAATTCTTAAGCCTGTATCGATTGGATTTTCGGTAAAATTTTTATATTTGCGTAAAAATAGGCGCGGCTCTGCTAATCGAAACTGATAGATTGACTGCTTAACATCGCCAACCATAAATAAATTTCCTTTGGCTTCATCGCCTGATTTGACAAGCTGTAAAATCGTTTCCTGCAATAAATTGACATCCTGATACTCATCAACGAGCACTTCTTTAAAGCGCTTTTGGAAATCCTTCGCTACAGCTGATGGCTCAATTCCTTTGTCCGTTTCCACTGTCAATATTTCTAATGCATAATGCTCTAAATCAGAAAAATCGACAAATGCACGCTCTAGTTTTGCAGCTTTAAATGCCTCGCTAAATATTTTCACAAGCTGAACGAGCGTTTCAATAATTGGTTTCATTCGTCTCATTTCATCAAGTAAAATTTGAGGCTTACGTATAAAAAATGTATCTTTTATCGCTTTGACAATATCCTTTGCCTCATCACGATGCGCTTTCGCTATATCCTTTATTTGCGGATCTGCCTCATCTGACTTTTTAATCGTCGGTAGCCTGCCCCATTGTACTTTTTGCATATGCTCATAAATATCTTGCCATGTGCTATTTTTGAGCTTATCAATCGCCACCTGTACAAAGGCAAGCTCCTCTGTCGCTAGCGTATGATACGTCCCGATGCCAAAATTACCTTCAGCATAGCGCTTCATTGTCAGTAAATTATGCTCAGCTGCATATAAAGAATTTAAAATGGAGCTCTTTAATTGTGCAACAAATGTTAAATCATCCACTGTTGCATTTGGTGCAATATCGTATTCCTGTGTGAGCGTATCTAGCCATGTATACGGCGCAGGCTGTACACGCGACATGTTATAAAGCTGTAATAGCAACACTTCAATTTCCTGATCGTGTCGATCAGAGGAAAAGCTATCAACAAGCTCATACACAGCCTGCTGTGATAGCTCTCCGTCCTCGCTATATGCCTGCTCTAAAATCGTTGATAACACATCATCCTGCAATAAGGCAACTTCATCTTGACTAGCGATGCGGAATCCTGGGTCAAGGTCAATCATATAGGCATATTGACGACAAATGGCTAAACAAAATGAGTGTAGTGTTGAAATTTGTGCTTTATTAATTAAGCTTAATTGACGTCGCAAAAAGCGGTTATTTGGATCTTTCTCAATTTCCTTTTCTAATGCGCCTGCTAAACGACTTCGCATTTCAGCTGCTGAGGCATTCGTAAAAGTAACAACGAGCAATTCATCGACATCGAGTGGCTCATTTTCGGCAATAATTTTTTGAATCAAACGCTCAATTAATACTGCTGTTTTCCCTGACCCTGCCGCTGCTGATACAAGCGTATCCTGTCCCGTTGCCCAAATAGCCTTCCACTGCTCATCCGTCCATTGCGCATCAGTCGGTTTCTTCGGTATCAGTAATGTCACTATAGCCACACTCCTTTCTTACCCGCGCAATAAGGTCATCTGTCTTTTTCACTGATAAATTATGATATTGTTGATGCCCGTCTGATGGGTCAAATTGACAGATTGCTTTAAACGCACAATAATCACAGGCTGTACGATTTTTTAACTTATACGGATAAATATCTGTCACTCCTGTGAATATTTTATTACCTGCCTCTCTATGCTTTTCAATCACAAAATCCTGCAAAACTGGCATCGTTTCTACATCTACCGTTTTAGAGTACGCACCAATTGCTCCTTTTGTTGTCATGCTTACTGGAATAACAGGTGATTTTTTTTGTTCTAATAAATTCCCATCCATTGCCTCTAATACAGGAATTTCATTCGTTAAAAGCCCTTGCATACGATATTTCTCAAGACGCTGTAATTCACGCATTTGCTCATCAACATATTCCTCTAAACGAATTAAAGGATCATGCACATGAACATACAATACCCCCGCTGGAGTTACAGCAATATTTTGGTGTTCAGGCAATGCCAGTAGCTCCTTGGCATTTTTCACTGCCACATCTAAATAGGTTAAAAGCTGTAATGAAATACCGTGATACACTTCATTTAAATCTAAGTCTCGACTCGATGATTTATAATCTACTACACGCAAATGCAATTGCCCGTTTTCCTCATACGCATCGATGCGATCAATTTGCCCTCGCAAGTACATTTTCCGTTTATTTTCTAGTGGAATTTCTAATGCAGGTAATGGCTTTATCCCTTTTTTCATCGTCTTATCATCCACTTTACCGAATGGCTTTTCGTGGACAAGTGGCTTAAATTTTGCTACCTTTGCATGCTCTGTTAACGCAAATAATGTGCGTGCTACAACGCGAATTAGCTTTTCCTTAATATATAAATAGCGTGAATTACTTTCTAATATACGATAAGAAAAAATATGGACAAGTGGCTCGACAACCTCTCGCGCTCTTTGTAGACATTGACGGTAATTTTCTGGTGGCATATCCCCATTCGTTAAAATCGTGCGTAGTGCTTCATGGAATAAATCACCCATTGCAAACGTTTCTAAGCGATATTCTGCCCGTTCCTCTAAGCGCAGACCATATGTGGCGAAATGTGAATATGGACAACGATAAAACTTCTCAATACGTGAAACGCTTGCCTGTAGTTCCTCACCGTATAGCCTCTCTGTTATGGTTGGTTGCAATGGCTCCGCTTTATTAATTGTATATAATGGTCTTGTCACAAATTGGAGCATTCGCTCCCATTCAGGGTAACGACGATAAAATGCTCGTAGCGCCCGCCATTCTGCTGCAAGTAACTTCGTTTGCTCTGTCTCTTTTAGCTGTGTCGCTAAATAAGCAATCGCTGGCTTTGGATGACGCAAATAAGATAATATTTTATGCTGATCCAATTCTTCAACAGGATCAATGAAAATGCGTATATGCGGTAATGTACGCTTATTTTGAACGGTAAATAGTTTATGCAGTCGAGTGATATAAAGCGATGGCAGCAAGCTTTTACCTTCCTCATCCACACTTGCAAACGTAATATACAGCTTGTCTGTCGGTGAAGCAAAAGCTTGGTAAATTAAAAATGCCTCCTGAAGTAATCGATTTTTAGCATTTGGTGCTAATTCATAATCTAACTTGTCAAAATAAGTACGGTCGGCATCGGATAACAGCCCCTCCTTATCAATACGCATCGGATAAACACCATCATTTACCCCGACAATAAACACGGCCTTTATATTGTTGAAGCGTGAATATTCTACTGTCGCAATCGTTACTACATCAATTGTTGGTGGGATGCTAGAAAACCTTAGTGAATCATATCCCTCATCTAGCATTTCTGCTGCTTGCTGCAATGTTACTTCTTGTTCACCAAACATAAGCACAAATTGGTCAAGTATATTTACCCAGCCATTCCATACTTGATCATGCTCATTTGCTAATTCAGACGCCGTTTCAAGCTCCTGCTCCTTCATTTTTTGTAGCTTATCATATAGCTGTAAATGCTCTGCATAATCATATAAAGCTCGTCCTATCTCTAAACCCGTTTTCGCTTTCTTTAAAGTTTGCTCCAACTGTAGCAATGGTTCTCGGACAATTTGGCGTGCCTCTTCTAGCATCCGCTGTATTTCAAGCTCTTTATCTGTTTGTACAGCACCCATTTTTTCTAAAACACGAAATCTACGATATTGCCAAACGTCATTGTCATGCCAACGCTTTCCGATAATGCCCTTTGCTATCACAAAATTTTCAAGCTTATCGAGCTGCTCTCGATAATTTTTCGCCTCGTCAGCTAATGGTAAAAATAAATCAGTTTTCACTGCACGAAAGACAGGCTCATATTGCCAATTTGAAATGACTGCCTCTAATGAGGAGCGCATAAATTCAATAAAAGGATGATGCAACATTGGGCGCTTTTCATTCATAAAGAACGGAATATCATGCTGCTGAAAAATCGTTGCAATTAGTGGATCATATATATCTGCTTGGCGATACATAATACCGATATCTTTGTAGCGCATTTGTTCCTCTGTCACAAGACGGATTATTTCCCGTGCAATACCTTGCACTTCAGCACGGCGATTCGTTCCTTCAATAATTTGTACTGCTCCTGATGCAGTCTGTGCTGTAGGAACTGATTCATGAAAATTTTCTTCAATATGTGCTAAATCGGATTGCTGTGTACGATAATTTGTTGTTAAATGTATCCGATCCTCCACATCAATTTGATGTTGCATAGCAAAATCCATTAATTTATCGTATGTAAAGGCAGCACGATGAAATAATGCTTGTGGATCTGCTGCATCATATTCACTATCAAAAGGCAGGACAATCGTGACACGTTTCGCTAACAATAGTAATTGCTCGATAATAGCAAATTCCCTTATTGTAAATGAGGTAAAGCCATCAATATATATTTCTGAGTGCTTGATTTTTTCAGAGTTTTGTAATTGCTCAACTAAAATTGGATAAAAGCCTTCCCCATCCACATAACCTTCTCCAATATTTTCCTCAAGTTGTTGTAAAATAATTTGAAAATCCTTCATTTTCGCTACTAATGTATTGGCTGCACCGTATGTCTCAAGCTCCTTTATTAGTTCTATAATGGAGGTGCTTGTTATATCATATTGGCTAAACTCTCGCAGCAGCTGCTCTATTTCCTGTGTAAATCCTCGCTTGCCTGCAGCCTGCGTAAAAATTGAAAATTGCTCCTTATTATCCTGTAAAATACGACGAATCAACATGCGGTAGCCAAAGCTATCGATTTTATCGCGTGCAATGCCACCTGTTTCCTGCAAAATAAACCAAGCTAAACGCTTGAATGTCAACGCTTGTGCACGTATCATTCCACGCACATCATAGCGATTCGTTAAATCATACTCTGTTTTAAATGAAATTTGATCAGGCACAATAATAAATAATGGGGGACCTAAAGGATCTTCCTTCAAATACTGTACGACTTCTTGCTGAAGCATCGTCGTTTTCCCCGTACCAGCTCGTCCTGAAATGATGCGTAAAGCCATGC belongs to Lysinibacillus louembei and includes:
- the addA gene encoding helicase-exonuclease AddAB subunit AddA codes for the protein MTLLIPKKPTDAQWTDEQWKAIWATGQDTLVSAAAGSGKTAVLIERLIQKIIAENEPLDVDELLVVTFTNASAAEMRSRLAGALEKEIEKDPNNRFLRRQLSLINKAQISTLHSFCLAICRQYAYMIDLDPGFRIASQDEVALLQDDVLSTILEQAYSEDGELSQQAVYELVDSFSSDRHDQEIEVLLLQLYNMSRVQPAPYTWLDTLTQEYDIAPNATVDDLTFVAQLKSSILNSLYAAEHNLLTMKRYAEGNFGIGTYHTLATEELAFVQVAIDKLKNSTWQDIYEHMQKVQWGRLPTIKKSDEADPQIKDIAKAHRDEAKDIVKAIKDTFFIRKPQILLDEMRRMKPIIETLVQLVKIFSEAFKAAKLERAFVDFSDLEHYALEILTVETDKGIEPSAVAKDFQKRFKEVLVDEYQDVNLLQETILQLVKSGDEAKGNLFMVGDVKQSIYQFRLAEPRLFLRKYKNFTENPIDTGLRIDLNANFRSRSEVLQATNYVFERVMDEVVGEINYDDQAALKFQAHYNKTNIPVEFVVIDQCTEQEEEALDEELEELKTSQQEARYMIRKIQHMMEKEMPIYNPKDGTTRPIRYSDIVILMRSMTWSADFAEEFKAAGIPLYAETSKGYFDALEVMIMLNVLKIVDNPFQDIPLASVLRAPFFGLTENELAEVRLAKRNVPFFEAVTAFMKEPTNAKVEEKLHYFLTLLEKWRQLARRGSLADLIWTIYLDTNYYELVGAMANGKQRQANLRALHDRALAYEKTSFRGLFRFLRFVDRMKSRGDDLGIAKSIGEGDDVVRLMTIHSSKGLEFPVVFVAGIAKSFNQQDFKGSYLFDQDFGLAVKAINTEERTMFTSLPYLAMKEKKIAKLKAEEMRILYVAMTRAKERLILLGTVKNWDKKLAKWGNHQDLPPKELLPNYLRASANSFLDWLAPALVSHPDFLTRAIQDEAFSEHEAIVQKDSLWSITVLAAEQLQNTEEQETFVQLLVEEDVDEQLVEQLTERFTATYPYRQSIAKKSKTSVSEIKRFEALQQEEDIVYNPQAMKQASIAKRPSFIQAKALSAAEMGTIIHAIMQHVPQQGFATLDEANEFVANLVVRQLITKEEAAIVNMEKVLTFFNSPIGLRFKNATRLLREVPFTMSRMDREGDSQIVQGIIDCLFEEDGQWVLLDYKTDKIRPPFDMEPALTEEMAKRYQLQLQIYGEAIEIINRTKVKEKILYLYDIGQTVVLE
- the addB gene encoding helicase-exonuclease AddAB subunit AddB; translated protein: MALRIISGRAGTGKTTMLQQEVVQYLKEDPLGPPLFIIVPDQISFKTEYDLTNRYDVRGMIRAQALTFKRLAWFILQETGGIARDKIDSFGYRMLIRRILQDNKEQFSIFTQAAGKRGFTQEIEQLLREFSQYDITSTSIIELIKELETYGAANTLVAKMKDFQIILQQLEENIGEGYVDGEGFYPILVEQLQNSEKIKHSEIYIDGFTSFTIREFAIIEQLLLLAKRVTIVLPFDSEYDAADPQALFHRAAFTYDKLMDFAMQHQIDVEDRIHLTTNYRTQQSDLAHIEENFHESVPTAQTASGAVQIIEGTNRRAEVQGIAREIIRLVTEEQMRYKDIGIMYRQADIYDPLIATIFQQHDIPFFMNEKRPMLHHPFIEFMRSSLEAVISNWQYEPVFRAVKTDLFLPLADEAKNYREQLDKLENFVIAKGIIGKRWHDNDVWQYRRFRVLEKMGAVQTDKELEIQRMLEEARQIVREPLLQLEQTLKKAKTGLEIGRALYDYAEHLQLYDKLQKMKEQELETASELANEHDQVWNGWVNILDQFVLMFGEQEVTLQQAAEMLDEGYDSLRFSSIPPTIDVVTIATVEYSRFNNIKAVFIVGVNDGVYPMRIDKEGLLSDADRTYFDKLDYELAPNAKNRLLQEAFLIYQAFASPTDKLYITFASVDEEGKSLLPSLYITRLHKLFTVQNKRTLPHIRIFIDPVEELDQHKILSYLRHPKPAIAYLATQLKETEQTKLLAAEWRALRAFYRRYPEWERMLQFVTRPLYTINKAEPLQPTITERLYGEELQASVSRIEKFYRCPYSHFATYGLRLEERAEYRLETFAMGDLFHEALRTILTNGDMPPENYRQCLQRAREVVEPLVHIFSYRILESNSRYLYIKEKLIRVVARTLFALTEHAKVAKFKPLVHEKPFGKVDDKTMKKGIKPLPALEIPLENKRKMYLRGQIDRIDAYEENGQLHLRVVDYKSSSRDLDLNEVYHGISLQLLTYLDVAVKNAKELLALPEHQNIAVTPAGVLYVHVHDPLIRLEEYVDEQMRELQRLEKYRMQGLLTNEIPVLEAMDGNLLEQKKSPVIPVSMTTKGAIGAYSKTVDVETMPVLQDFVIEKHREAGNKIFTGVTDIYPYKLKNRTACDYCAFKAICQFDPSDGHQQYHNLSVKKTDDLIARVRKECGYSDITDTEETD